The proteins below come from a single Halomonas binhaiensis genomic window:
- a CDS encoding sigma-54-dependent Fis family transcriptional regulator, protein MSLCAAQRHHIDTLLCLGKTLQGATINQRDIIMRSWQRCLHEYQLDPSKPRPVRVVPQHILRTHQESVDELLHVGRAGVDRLYAQIASFGYVLLLTDHAGITVKFRGDKEDQHALRRAGLYLGADWNERYAGTCAVGTCLHEAIPLTCHQREHFDASHISLTGSSAPIMDPQGNIIAVLNISSLNSPRTLQSQAFALPLVIHCARMIEDAYFLHHYRNQLILRYDSSREFVHLNGRGLIAIDEGGNIIAANSFGRELIKAHQRYRPSLTSQTFPRATQLFDAKVVDLLSIPSNSDDDICAFRVRSDNSIVFINLIEPRRNHLRPRPTPAEPARPAPPLERLAGDDPAMNRIKKLAHRLRNESVNILISGDTGSGKTALAQAFHSISERAHHPFVTMNCASIPESLIERKLFGYHPGSIPNGQAEGEQGLIQQADGGTLFLNDVSDIPLHLQSRLLRVINAGELLPPGTGTKMDIRIIATTHRSIQQLVDNGLFRKDFYYRLNGAEFRLPPLRARADKHYVIRRVFEELMEQQPHRQVLHLRADAMSALLAYSWPGNIRQLKNALSFAIASADSKEITVQDLPHECLSPVHAKNDAPCLITEQTTHASLPDEQAEQLHALLRQSQWNISQAAKQLGVSRPTIYRRMQRYGLVAPNRQG, encoded by the coding sequence GTGAGTCTGTGCGCCGCCCAACGTCACCATATTGATACTTTGCTGTGCTTGGGAAAAACACTGCAGGGAGCAACCATAAACCAGCGCGATATCATCATGCGCTCATGGCAACGCTGCCTGCATGAGTACCAGTTGGACCCCAGCAAGCCCCGCCCGGTACGCGTCGTGCCTCAACACATCCTGCGGACTCACCAAGAGTCGGTAGATGAGTTACTGCATGTTGGCCGTGCAGGAGTTGACCGCCTCTATGCCCAGATCGCCAGTTTTGGCTATGTCCTGCTGCTTACCGACCATGCAGGTATTACGGTGAAGTTTCGCGGAGACAAGGAAGACCAGCATGCCTTGCGACGTGCCGGATTATATCTGGGAGCTGACTGGAACGAACGCTATGCCGGTACCTGTGCAGTGGGAACCTGTCTGCACGAAGCCATTCCCCTCACCTGTCATCAGAGAGAACACTTTGATGCTTCCCATATCAGTCTGACAGGTAGCTCAGCTCCCATAATGGATCCTCAGGGGAATATCATCGCCGTGCTCAACATATCTTCCCTGAATTCACCGCGCACCTTGCAGAGTCAAGCTTTCGCTCTACCATTGGTTATCCATTGTGCACGCATGATCGAGGACGCCTATTTTCTTCATCACTACAGGAACCAGCTGATTCTGCGTTACGACAGCAGCAGGGAATTCGTTCATCTCAATGGCCGCGGTCTGATTGCCATTGATGAGGGAGGTAATATCATTGCCGCCAATAGCTTCGGCAGAGAATTGATCAAGGCCCATCAAAGATACCGGCCCTCTTTGACATCGCAGACATTTCCCAGAGCCACCCAACTGTTCGATGCAAAAGTGGTCGACCTGCTGAGCATTCCCAGCAATAGCGACGATGACATATGCGCATTCCGCGTGCGTTCTGACAACAGCATTGTCTTCATCAATCTGATCGAACCTAGAAGGAATCACCTGCGTCCACGGCCAACCCCGGCAGAACCCGCCAGACCGGCACCGCCCTTGGAACGCTTGGCTGGAGACGATCCAGCCATGAACCGAATCAAGAAACTGGCCCACAGGTTACGCAACGAATCCGTCAATATCCTGATCAGCGGAGACACCGGTAGCGGTAAAACCGCCCTGGCCCAAGCCTTTCACAGTATCAGCGAGCGTGCCCACCACCCATTCGTAACGATGAATTGCGCCTCCATCCCCGAATCACTGATAGAAAGAAAGCTATTTGGTTACCATCCTGGAAGTATCCCGAATGGACAGGCGGAAGGTGAACAGGGGCTGATCCAGCAAGCTGATGGTGGCACACTATTTCTTAATGACGTCAGCGATATCCCTTTGCACTTGCAGTCCAGGCTACTACGTGTGATCAATGCTGGAGAGCTTCTTCCCCCGGGTACGGGAACCAAAATGGATATTCGAATTATCGCCACGACTCATCGCAGTATTCAGCAGTTGGTCGACAATGGGCTCTTTCGTAAAGACTTTTATTATCGACTGAATGGCGCAGAGTTCCGACTTCCCCCATTGCGCGCCCGCGCTGACAAACACTATGTTATCCGCCGAGTATTTGAAGAGCTGATGGAACAGCAGCCTCATCGCCAGGTACTGCATTTACGCGCCGATGCCATGAGCGCCCTGTTGGCTTATTCCTGGCCCGGCAACATCCGCCAGCTAAAAAATGCCTTGAGCTTTGCCATTGCCAGTGCAGACAGCAAAGAAATCACTGTGCAAGACTTGCCCCATGAGTGTCTGTCTCCCGTCCATGCTAAGAATGACGCCCCCTGTCTGATAACCGAACAAACCACACATGCATCATTACCTGACGAACAGGCTGAACAGCTTCATGCCCTATTGCGTCAGAGTCAGTGGAATATCAGCCAGGCAGCCAAACAGTTAGGGGTATCACGCCCTACCATTTATCGGCGTATGCAGCGTTATGGTCTGGTAGCACCGAATAGACAGGGCTGA